One window from the genome of Vibrio vulnificus NBRC 15645 = ATCC 27562 encodes:
- a CDS encoding DUF481 domain-containing protein, with amino-acid sequence MSNRWFLSLGLYAVSLTAYAEDNLDKDIALPSPWKSEVEFGYQAHSGNSDSKALNARLSGEYTEGRHRSNGEWKFYNLYKDGEEDKRTSTYSLQSDYKLSPKTYLYGSFKGIDSRYSAYFKDHTISAGLGYQFASTDTFVLEFEFGPGFRYQEPNLDEIDDDDIIFPEIVEEGIFRGNLKTSWQALENLSLSADITVVSGHSNTRTDSDLSLTNNITEDIALKIAHSRQYHDRVPDGLSKADSVFSVNLLFAF; translated from the coding sequence GTGTCCAATCGCTGGTTTCTGTCGTTAGGTTTATACGCCGTTAGCCTAACTGCTTATGCTGAAGATAATTTGGATAAGGACATCGCCCTGCCCTCTCCGTGGAAAAGTGAAGTGGAGTTTGGCTATCAAGCTCACTCAGGCAACTCGGATTCTAAAGCGCTCAACGCACGCCTCAGTGGGGAATACACGGAAGGTCGCCACCGCTCAAATGGAGAGTGGAAATTCTACAATTTATACAAAGATGGGGAAGAAGATAAGCGCACGTCAACTTACAGCCTGCAATCAGACTACAAGTTATCCCCTAAGACCTATCTTTACGGCAGCTTTAAAGGCATTGATTCACGCTACAGTGCGTACTTCAAAGACCACACAATCTCAGCGGGTTTGGGTTATCAATTTGCCAGCACGGACACCTTTGTGCTTGAGTTCGAATTCGGTCCTGGCTTTCGTTATCAAGAACCTAACTTGGATGAAATTGATGACGATGACATTATTTTTCCTGAAATCGTCGAAGAAGGGATTTTCCGTGGCAATTTAAAAACCAGCTGGCAAGCGTTAGAGAATCTGAGTCTCTCGGCTGATATTACCGTCGTCAGTGGTCACAGCAATACGCGAACCGACAGTGATTTAAGTTTAACCAATAACATAACCGAAGACATTGCCCTTAAGATCGCCCACTCTCGTCAATACCACGACCGAGTGCCCGATGGTCTAAGCAAAGCTGACAGCGTGTTCTCCGTCAATCTGCTGTTTGCTTTCTAA
- the priB gene encoding primosomal replication protein N: MTNRMELSGTVVKDPIRSQSPAGITHCRFWLEHRSVAVEADLPRQVFCRMPVVVSGKGSQEITQQIVLGSNIKVSGFVAYQTGRNGVGKLVLHADDIIHI, encoded by the coding sequence ATGACCAATCGAATGGAGCTGAGCGGCACCGTCGTGAAAGATCCGATTCGAAGCCAAAGCCCTGCTGGAATCACACATTGTCGATTTTGGCTCGAGCATCGCTCGGTAGCGGTAGAGGCGGATTTACCAAGACAAGTTTTCTGTCGAATGCCAGTAGTTGTCAGCGGTAAAGGGTCACAAGAGATAACTCAACAAATAGTTTTGGGCAGTAACATTAAGGTAAGTGGCTTTGTTGCTTATCAGACCGGCCGAAATGGCGTAGGTAAATTGGTGTTACATGCCGATGACATAATTCATATTTAA
- a CDS encoding AAA family ATPase: protein MSRALPNVLELDSQTELLERLELLTNFGSNLITINGAKGFGKSWLAQRYLEQYAQEKNQCLVLCHPSQDESQHRTLILSQLVSEPLFNPHDALIESAERLFADQACDFAIVIDDAHLLSEALVSELWMWVLEAQANPQWTVNVLMFSESGQLESLLTRLGYGQEHKPVDLDIERLSETEAMRFFENLVVRYIDEANEKKVRAAFKKVDPIPGAIMALGDLKVEKRIIIRSIVASPVNIVLTVLILLLLAAAGYWWMFSQPTADEKAQEISRTLEQTVIPTLEPTAETQVIEAEQKTELARQQAEALSLQGAQDDTDALPPAVKEMTTSVGISDQDQQRVVIESDVVDALLENKPQQADTSKMDALVAANTQTTPVIETDAPEKINHTLEQDQAPAVVRFSFAREELKALSPRGYTLQLAAMTSLQDVQAFLDKHQLQNQVRIYPTLRNDTEWYIVTYHDYPTIQMARDAVNELPKSLQSLGPWAKSLSQVHREIDRVK from the coding sequence ATGAGCCGTGCTTTGCCGAATGTACTTGAACTGGATTCTCAAACTGAGCTTTTAGAACGTCTTGAGTTATTGACTAATTTTGGCTCCAACCTTATCACTATTAATGGTGCTAAAGGATTTGGTAAGTCTTGGTTGGCGCAACGTTATCTAGAGCAGTATGCTCAAGAAAAAAATCAATGTTTAGTTTTGTGCCATCCTAGTCAAGATGAAAGCCAGCATCGTACGCTTATCCTTAGCCAGCTTGTCAGTGAGCCGTTGTTTAATCCACACGATGCTTTGATTGAAAGTGCGGAGCGCCTTTTTGCTGATCAAGCTTGTGACTTTGCCATAGTTATTGATGATGCTCATCTATTAAGTGAGGCGCTCGTCTCAGAGCTATGGATGTGGGTGCTGGAAGCTCAGGCTAACCCTCAATGGACCGTCAACGTCTTGATGTTTAGCGAATCAGGTCAATTAGAGTCACTGTTGACGCGTTTAGGCTACGGGCAGGAGCATAAACCAGTCGACCTTGATATTGAAAGGCTGAGTGAAACGGAAGCGATGCGCTTTTTTGAAAACCTAGTGGTTCGTTACATCGACGAAGCCAATGAGAAAAAAGTGCGTGCCGCGTTTAAGAAAGTAGACCCGATTCCAGGGGCAATTATGGCTTTAGGAGATCTCAAGGTGGAAAAAAGGATCATTATCCGCTCGATTGTGGCATCACCGGTAAATATCGTGCTCACCGTACTGATATTATTGCTGCTCGCAGCGGCCGGTTATTGGTGGATGTTCAGTCAACCCACTGCCGATGAAAAAGCGCAAGAGATTTCACGCACGCTGGAACAAACAGTGATTCCCACTTTAGAACCCACTGCCGAAACCCAGGTGATAGAAGCCGAGCAAAAAACGGAGCTGGCTCGACAGCAAGCCGAGGCATTGTCTTTACAAGGGGCACAAGATGATACCGATGCACTCCCCCCTGCGGTGAAAGAGATGACGACCAGCGTTGGCATTAGCGATCAAGATCAGCAACGTGTTGTGATTGAGTCAGATGTGGTGGACGCATTGTTGGAAAATAAGCCACAGCAGGCTGATACCAGTAAGATGGATGCCTTGGTGGCCGCGAACACGCAAACGACCCCTGTAATCGAAACGGATGCGCCAGAAAAAATCAACCATACGCTAGAACAGGATCAAGCGCCTGCGGTTGTGCGTTTTTCCTTTGCTCGTGAAGAGTTGAAAGCGTTGTCACCCAGAGGTTACACATTGCAATTGGCGGCGATGACGTCGTTGCAAGATGTTCAAGCCTTTTTAGATAAACACCAGTTGCAAAATCAAGTCCGTATTTATCCGACGTTGAGAAACGACACGGAGTGGTACATCGTGACCTACCACGATTATCCTACTATTCAGATGGCTCGAGATGCGGTGAATGAACTGCCGAAATCTCTCCAGTCGCTTGGTCCATGGGCAAAATCGCTCAGTCAGGTGCACCGAGAGATAGACCGAGTGAAATAA
- the rplI gene encoding 50S ribosomal protein L9, with amino-acid sequence MQVILLDKIGNLGSLGDTVNVKSGYARNFLIPQGKAVMATKGNVEMFEARRAELEAKVAEQLASAQARAEKVNALEAVVISSKAGDEGKLFGSIGTRDIADAITAAGVEVAKSEVRLPEGALRTTGEFEISVQLHSEVFATAKLQVVAE; translated from the coding sequence ATGCAAGTTATTCTACTTGATAAAATCGGTAACCTAGGTAGCCTTGGCGACACAGTAAACGTTAAGTCTGGTTACGCTCGTAACTTCCTTATCCCTCAAGGTAAAGCAGTTATGGCTACTAAAGGCAACGTTGAGATGTTCGAAGCTCGTCGTGCTGAACTTGAAGCGAAAGTTGCTGAGCAACTAGCTTCTGCACAAGCTCGCGCTGAGAAAGTAAATGCTCTAGAAGCAGTTGTTATCTCTTCTAAAGCTGGTGACGAAGGTAAACTATTCGGTTCTATCGGTACTCGTGACATCGCTGATGCAATCACTGCAGCTGGCGTTGAAGTTGCTAAGAGCGAAGTTCGCCTTCCTGAAGGTGCTCTACGTACAACTGGTGAGTTCGAGATCAGCGTTCAACTTCACTCTGAAGTTTTCGCGACTGCTAAACTACAAGTTGTGGCTGAGTAA
- the aroB gene encoding 3-dehydroquinate synthase, producing MERITVNLAERSYPITIGAGLFEDSAHLSSLTAGQKVVVITNVTVAPLYADKILSLLQSLGCQASLLELPDGEQYKSLDTFNQVMSFLLEGSFARDVVVIALGGGVIGDLVGFSAACYQRGVDFIQIPTTLLSQVDSSVGGKTAVNHPLGKNMIGAFYQPKSVIIDTNCLKTLPEREFAAGIAEVIKYGIIYDAEFFTWLDEHLDALYSLDEQALTYAIARCCEIKAEVVAQDEKESGIRALLNLGHTFGHAIEAELGYGNWLHGEAVAAGTVMAARTAQLQGMIDQQQFDKIFSILSRAKLPVHTPESMTFDDFMTHMMRDKKVLSGKLRLVLPSSIGTAEVVADVPQEVIRQAIEDCRTIN from the coding sequence ATGGAACGGATTACGGTCAATTTAGCTGAACGTAGCTACCCAATCACAATAGGCGCCGGGTTGTTTGAAGATTCGGCGCACCTATCTTCTCTCACTGCTGGACAGAAAGTGGTCGTGATTACCAATGTCACGGTAGCTCCTCTCTATGCGGATAAAATTCTTTCTTTGTTGCAATCTTTAGGTTGTCAGGCCTCGTTGCTTGAACTGCCTGATGGAGAGCAATACAAGAGTTTAGATACCTTTAACCAAGTGATGAGCTTTCTTCTCGAGGGAAGCTTTGCCCGTGATGTTGTGGTTATCGCACTAGGTGGTGGTGTAATTGGTGATTTAGTCGGTTTTTCTGCCGCTTGTTATCAACGTGGCGTGGATTTTATTCAAATTCCAACCACGCTGTTATCCCAAGTGGACTCTTCTGTTGGTGGAAAAACGGCAGTTAACCATCCACTAGGCAAAAACATGATTGGTGCATTCTATCAGCCTAAATCGGTGATTATTGATACCAACTGTTTGAAAACCCTTCCTGAACGAGAGTTTGCTGCTGGTATTGCTGAAGTGATTAAATACGGCATCATTTATGACGCTGAGTTTTTCACTTGGCTCGATGAGCATCTTGATGCGCTGTATTCATTAGATGAACAAGCATTAACTTACGCCATCGCGCGCTGTTGTGAAATTAAAGCCGAAGTGGTGGCGCAAGATGAAAAAGAGTCAGGCATTCGTGCTTTATTAAACTTGGGCCATACGTTTGGACACGCGATCGAAGCTGAGCTCGGCTACGGCAACTGGTTACACGGTGAAGCCGTTGCCGCGGGTACGGTCATGGCGGCACGCACCGCACAGTTACAAGGTATGATCGATCAGCAGCAATTTGATAAGATTTTCTCTATACTTAGCAGAGCGAAGCTGCCAGTACATACACCAGAAAGTATGACGTTTGACGATTTCATGACTCATATGATGCGCGATAAGAAAGTGCTATCAGGGAAACTGAGATTAGTCTTACCAAGCAGTATTGGTACCGCTGAGGTCGTGGCTGATGTGCCTCAAGAGGTCATTCGTCAAGCCATAGAAGATTGTCGCACAATCAATTAA
- a CDS encoding BamA/TamA family outer membrane protein has product MKSKPVFRLVLAATGLCALPTWADGWPSWSPDTAVVPYYFVSDSMGNTLGVAGLAKHVGQANASVLGTALYSDKGSYVTYLSASNYQVGDFWLLGAESYQGKFVDYDYYLGANASNDSTAADRTIATGKEAITRFSFRYIVPWGHAAFRGARAALEPTRQIKGFSPDRSGITTIEFQPFHTSREINAIAGQDSDSTGLSLKLDWDNRNDVRNPTQGFRTRLDITYADENWGNDNDWLKYEYSSSGFWNLGGVDDLLDQQVFAFNFYIADTPTWNNCNTQTCQRPPEFDQVSLGGLYRLRSFSSGRFHGKSAINYSAEYRVLPKWQPLDDIPVLNIYDIPWWQWVAFVDMGRVSDESSFSELHSDMQWSAGGAVRFQVEGIVVRAEMAWGSEESLFRVMVNQPF; this is encoded by the coding sequence ATGAAATCAAAACCTGTTTTTCGCTTGGTGCTTGCGGCAACTGGCTTGTGTGCTCTGCCAACTTGGGCTGATGGCTGGCCAAGTTGGTCTCCAGACACGGCCGTAGTTCCTTACTATTTTGTCAGTGATAGCATGGGTAATACTCTGGGTGTTGCAGGACTTGCAAAGCACGTAGGGCAAGCCAATGCTTCTGTGTTGGGGACTGCGCTTTATTCTGACAAAGGAAGCTATGTCACTTATCTTTCTGCATCAAATTACCAAGTGGGTGATTTCTGGTTGCTGGGTGCGGAGAGCTATCAGGGGAAGTTTGTTGATTACGACTATTACCTTGGTGCCAACGCCAGTAATGATTCAACAGCGGCCGATCGAACGATAGCGACAGGTAAAGAAGCAATCACGCGTTTCTCCTTCCGTTATATTGTGCCTTGGGGGCATGCGGCGTTTCGTGGAGCGCGTGCTGCATTAGAACCCACTCGGCAAATTAAAGGCTTCTCGCCAGATCGCAGTGGTATCACCACCATTGAGTTTCAGCCGTTTCATACCTCTCGAGAAATTAATGCTATTGCTGGCCAAGATAGCGATTCTACCGGGCTCAGTTTGAAGTTGGATTGGGATAACCGAAATGATGTTCGCAACCCGACTCAAGGTTTCCGCACTCGACTGGATATCACCTACGCAGATGAAAACTGGGGTAATGACAACGATTGGTTGAAATATGAGTATTCCAGTAGTGGCTTTTGGAATCTAGGTGGTGTCGATGATCTTCTCGACCAACAAGTGTTTGCGTTTAACTTTTATATTGCCGATACGCCTACTTGGAATAATTGTAATACTCAAACATGCCAAAGACCGCCAGAGTTTGATCAGGTGAGTCTAGGCGGTTTATACCGATTGAGAAGTTTCTCCTCAGGGCGCTTCCATGGCAAATCGGCCATCAACTACAGCGCGGAGTACCGCGTTTTACCCAAATGGCAACCTTTGGATGATATTCCAGTGCTGAATATCTACGATATCCCTTGGTGGCAATGGGTCGCTTTTGTCGATATGGGACGAGTGAGCGACGAAAGTAGTTTCTCCGAGTTGCACAGCGATATGCAGTGGAGCGCCGGTGGCGCGGTGCGTTTTCAAGTGGAAGGCATTGTGGTGCGAGCCGAAATGGCATGGGGAAGTGAAGAGAGCCTTTTTCGTGTAATGGTCAACCAGCCATTTTAA
- a CDS encoding replicative DNA helicase produces MADNRKRKIPDSQVDAIKVPPHSLEAEQSVLGGLLLDNERWDTVAERVVSKDFYSRPHRLIFDAIKSILEENKPLDLITLSEHLERREQLEDVGGFAYLADLAKNTPSAANINAYADIVAERALVRNLISVANEIADAGYDPQGRSSEDLLDLAESKVFAIAEERTSENEGPQNVDSILEKTLERIELLYKSPQDGVTGVDTGFTDLNKKTAGLQGSDLIIVAARPSMGKTTFAMNLCENAAMVQDKPVLIFSLEMPAEQIMMRMLASLSRVDQTKIRTGQLDDEDWARISSTMGILMEKKNMYIDDSSGLTPTEVRSRARRVAREHGGLSMIMVDYLQLMRVPALSDNRTLEIAEISRSLKALAKELNVPVVALSQLNRSLEQRADKRPVNSDLRESGSIEQDADLIMFIYRDEVYNPDSALKGTAEIIIGKQRNGPIGSVRLTFQGQWSRFDNYAGPAFDDE; encoded by the coding sequence ATGGCGGATAATCGAAAACGCAAAATTCCGGATAGCCAAGTAGATGCAATAAAAGTTCCTCCTCATTCCTTAGAAGCTGAGCAATCGGTGCTTGGTGGTTTGTTATTGGATAATGAACGTTGGGATACGGTTGCTGAGCGTGTGGTCAGCAAGGATTTTTATAGTCGTCCCCACCGTTTGATTTTCGATGCCATCAAAAGCATTTTGGAAGAGAACAAGCCGCTCGATCTGATTACCCTGTCCGAACATTTAGAGCGCCGTGAGCAGTTGGAAGATGTCGGTGGTTTTGCGTACCTTGCCGATTTGGCGAAAAACACGCCAAGTGCTGCCAACATTAATGCTTATGCTGATATCGTTGCGGAGCGAGCTTTAGTACGTAATCTGATCAGCGTTGCCAATGAAATTGCGGATGCGGGTTATGATCCTCAAGGCCGCAGTTCGGAAGATCTGCTCGATCTCGCTGAGAGTAAAGTGTTCGCCATCGCGGAAGAACGCACCAGCGAAAACGAAGGCCCACAAAATGTCGATTCCATTCTAGAGAAAACCTTAGAACGTATCGAGCTACTGTACAAGAGCCCACAAGATGGTGTCACCGGGGTGGATACTGGCTTTACGGATCTGAATAAGAAAACCGCAGGTTTGCAAGGCTCTGACCTTATCATTGTCGCCGCACGTCCATCGATGGGTAAAACCACCTTTGCAATGAACTTGTGTGAAAACGCGGCGATGGTTCAAGACAAGCCTGTGCTCATTTTCTCACTGGAGATGCCCGCGGAACAAATCATGATGCGTATGCTGGCCTCTTTGTCTCGTGTTGATCAGACCAAGATTCGTACCGGTCAGCTGGACGATGAGGATTGGGCGCGTATTTCTTCGACCATGGGTATTTTGATGGAGAAGAAGAACATGTACATCGATGACAGCTCTGGTCTAACGCCAACGGAAGTGCGTTCACGTGCGCGTCGTGTGGCGCGTGAGCATGGTGGTTTATCGATGATCATGGTCGACTACCTTCAGTTGATGCGCGTGCCGGCTCTCTCTGATAACCGTACTTTGGAAATTGCGGAGATTTCTCGCTCACTAAAAGCATTGGCGAAGGAGCTGAATGTCCCCGTGGTTGCCCTGTCGCAGTTAAACCGCTCGCTAGAGCAACGGGCAGACAAACGTCCAGTGAACTCGGATCTACGTGAATCAGGCTCTATCGAGCAGGACGCCGACTTAATCATGTTCATCTATCGAGACGAAGTGTATAACCCTGACAGCGCGCTGAAAGGAACCGCGGAGATCATTATTGGTAAGCAGCGTAACGGTCCTATCGGTTCGGTGCGTTTGACATTCCAAGGACAGTGGTCTCGCTTTGACAATTATGCCGGCCCGGCGTTTGATGATGAGTAA
- the rpe gene encoding ribulose-phosphate 3-epimerase — protein sequence MKDFLIAPSILSADFARLGEDVEKVLAAGADVVHFDVMDNHYVPNLTFGAPVCKALRDYGITAPIDVHLMVKPVDRIIPDFAKAGASMITFHIEASEHVDRTLQLIKEHGCKAGVVLNPATPLAHLEFIMDKVDLILLMSVNPGFGGQSFIPHTLDKLRAVRKMIDATGRDIRLEIDGGVKVENIREIAEAGADMFVAGSAIFGQPDYKAVIDEMRVELAKA from the coding sequence ATGAAAGATTTTCTTATTGCTCCATCCATTTTGTCTGCAGATTTTGCTCGTCTAGGTGAAGATGTTGAAAAAGTCTTAGCGGCTGGGGCGGATGTTGTCCATTTCGATGTGATGGATAACCACTATGTTCCGAACCTCACTTTCGGCGCGCCAGTGTGTAAAGCGCTACGTGATTATGGCATTACCGCGCCGATTGATGTGCATTTGATGGTCAAGCCGGTCGATCGCATCATTCCCGATTTTGCCAAAGCGGGTGCATCGATGATTACCTTCCATATCGAAGCGTCTGAGCATGTCGATCGAACTTTGCAATTGATCAAAGAGCACGGCTGTAAAGCGGGCGTTGTACTTAACCCTGCGACACCGTTGGCGCATCTAGAATTCATCATGGATAAAGTGGATCTCATTTTATTGATGTCGGTGAACCCAGGCTTTGGTGGGCAGTCATTCATTCCTCACACTTTGGATAAGCTACGAGCAGTGCGTAAGATGATTGATGCGACAGGGCGTGATATCCGCTTGGAGATCGATGGCGGTGTGAAAGTGGAGAACATTCGTGAAATCGCCGAAGCGGGCGCGGATATGTTTGTTGCAGGTTCAGCCATTTTTGGCCAACCAGATTATAAAGCTGTGATTGACGAAATGCGTGTAGAACTGGCTAAAGCGTAA
- the aroK gene encoding shikimate kinase AroK: protein MAEKRNIFLVGPMGAGKSTIGRYLAQQLHMEFLDSDTVIEERTGADISWVFDVEGEEGFRKREEAVINDLTLEQGIVLATGGGSVKSRENRNRLSARGIVVYLETTIEKQLARTNRDKKRPLLQTDNPREVLESLAGERNPLYEEIADYTVRTDDQSAKVVANQIVKMLEES, encoded by the coding sequence ATGGCTGAGAAACGTAATATTTTCCTTGTTGGCCCAATGGGCGCTGGCAAAAGCACAATTGGTCGATACCTAGCTCAACAACTCCACATGGAGTTTTTGGATTCTGATACTGTTATTGAAGAGCGCACAGGCGCTGACATCTCTTGGGTATTTGATGTTGAAGGTGAAGAGGGTTTCCGCAAACGTGAAGAAGCGGTTATCAATGATCTGACACTAGAGCAGGGTATCGTCTTGGCAACGGGCGGTGGCTCGGTGAAAAGCCGCGAAAACCGCAATCGTCTTTCTGCACGTGGTATTGTGGTATACCTAGAAACGACTATCGAGAAACAGCTAGCTCGTACTAACCGTGACAAAAAACGTCCGTTACTACAAACGGATAATCCACGTGAAGTACTAGAATCACTGGCTGGTGAGCGTAACCCTCTTTACGAAGAGATCGCGGATTACACCGTTCGCACTGACGATCAAAGTGCAAAAGTGGTAGCCAACCAGATCGTAAAAATGCTAGAAGAAAGCTAA
- a CDS encoding Dam family site-specific DNA-(adenine-N6)-methyltransferase, which translates to MKKQRAFLKWAGGKYGLVEDIQKHLPPARKLVEPFVGAGSVFLNTDYDHYLLADINPDLINLYNLLKEQPELYIREAKRWFTQENNRKDAYLSIRSEFNKTDDVMFRSLAFLYMNRFGFNGLCRYNKKGGFNVPFGSYKKPYFPEAELEFFAEKAQKATFVCEGYQETFRRARKGCVVYCDPPYAPLSNTANFTSYAGNGFTLDDQAALADIAEKTASERGIPVLISNHDTKLTRRLYHGAELNVVKVKRTISRNGGGRNKVDELMALFHKPDAS; encoded by the coding sequence ATGAAAAAGCAGCGAGCCTTTCTAAAATGGGCAGGCGGAAAATATGGCCTTGTGGAGGACATCCAAAAGCACCTACCGCCAGCTCGTAAACTCGTAGAACCTTTTGTCGGAGCGGGTTCCGTATTTCTCAATACGGATTATGACCATTATCTTTTGGCCGATATCAATCCCGATTTGATCAACTTGTACAATTTGCTCAAAGAGCAACCAGAGCTCTACATCCGTGAAGCAAAGCGCTGGTTTACGCAAGAGAATAATCGTAAAGACGCGTACTTGAGCATCCGTAGTGAGTTTAACAAAACCGATGACGTGATGTTTCGCTCGTTAGCGTTTCTCTACATGAACCGTTTTGGTTTCAATGGTCTATGCCGTTACAACAAAAAAGGCGGCTTCAATGTGCCTTTTGGTTCGTATAAAAAACCGTATTTCCCTGAAGCAGAATTAGAGTTTTTTGCGGAGAAAGCGCAGAAAGCAACGTTTGTCTGCGAAGGATATCAAGAGACATTTCGTCGTGCGCGCAAAGGGTGTGTGGTGTATTGCGATCCACCGTATGCGCCACTTTCAAATACAGCCAACTTTACGTCATACGCAGGTAATGGTTTTACCTTAGACGATCAAGCCGCATTGGCGGATATTGCGGAAAAAACCGCGAGTGAAAGAGGCATCCCAGTACTTATTTCAAACCACGACACCAAACTGACGCGCCGTTTGTATCATGGCGCAGAGCTGAATGTCGTTAAGGTCAAGCGTACTATCAGCCGCAATGGCGGGGGGCGTAACAAAGTAGATGAACTGATGGCGCTTTTCCATAAGCCAGACGCCAGTTAA
- the rpsR gene encoding 30S ribosomal protein S18 translates to MARFFRRRKFCRFTAEGVQEIDYKDVATLKNYITEAGKIVPSRITGTSAKYQRQLARAIKRSRYLALLPYTDKHQ, encoded by the coding sequence ATGGCTCGTTTCTTCCGTCGTCGTAAATTCTGCCGTTTCACTGCAGAAGGCGTACAAGAGATTGATTACAAAGACGTAGCAACTCTTAAAAACTACATCACTGAAGCTGGTAAAATCGTACCTAGCCGTATCACTGGTACTAGCGCTAAGTATCAGCGTCAACTAGCTCGCGCGATCAAGCGTTCTCGTTACCTAGCTCTACTACCGTACACTGACAAGCATCAGTAA
- the rpsF gene encoding 30S ribosomal protein S6, with the protein MRHYEIVFMVHPDQSEQVAGMIERYTGSITEAGGKIHRLEDWGRRQLAYPINKLHKAHYVLMNVEADQAVIDELETAFRYNDAVLRNMIMRTKAAITEPSIMLKQKEERAPRREAEAKEFAAE; encoded by the coding sequence ATGCGTCATTACGAAATCGTATTCATGGTGCACCCTGATCAAAGCGAGCAAGTTGCTGGCATGATCGAGCGTTACACAGGTTCTATCACTGAAGCTGGCGGTAAAATCCACCGTCTAGAAGACTGGGGTCGTCGTCAACTGGCTTACCCAATCAACAAGCTTCACAAAGCTCACTACGTTCTAATGAACGTTGAAGCGGACCAAGCTGTAATCGATGAGCTAGAAACTGCTTTCCGTTACAACGATGCAGTTCTACGCAACATGATCATGCGTACTAAAGCAGCTATCACTGAGCCTTCAATCATGCTTAAGCAGAAAGAAGAACGCGCTCCTCGTCGTGAAGCTGAAGCGAAAGAATTCGCTGCTGAGTAA
- the alr gene encoding alanine racemase has product MPARRLMMSNTMNYMKAATACIDLAALQHNLQLIKQQAPRSKLMAVVKANGYGHGLRHVAKHAVGADAFGVARIEEALQLRACGVVKPILLLEGFYSSGDLPVLVTNNIQTVVHCEEQLRALEEAELETPVMVWLKIDSGMHRLGVRPEQYQAFVERLHQCPNVAKPLRYMSHFGCADEMNNEMTPKQIELFLSLTRGCKGERSLAASAGLLAWQESQLEWVRPGIIMYGVSPFGDKTASELGYKPVMTLKSHLIAVRDVKAGESVGYGATWISERDTKVGVIAIGYGDGYPRTAPNGTPVLVNGRKVPIAGRVSMDMLTVDLGPDATDHVGDEAILWGADLPAEEVAQHIGTIAYELVTKLTSRVEMSYSE; this is encoded by the coding sequence ATGCCGGCCCGGCGTTTGATGATGAGTAACACGATGAATTACATGAAAGCCGCCACGGCTTGTATTGACCTTGCGGCTTTACAACACAATTTGCAGTTGATCAAACAGCAAGCCCCGCGCAGTAAGTTGATGGCGGTGGTTAAGGCAAATGGCTATGGTCATGGTTTGCGTCACGTAGCTAAGCATGCGGTTGGTGCGGATGCCTTTGGGGTTGCGCGAATTGAAGAAGCGCTACAACTGCGAGCGTGTGGTGTCGTTAAACCAATCCTGCTTTTAGAAGGGTTTTACTCTTCGGGTGATTTGCCTGTCTTGGTGACCAACAACATTCAAACGGTGGTGCACTGCGAAGAGCAGTTGCGTGCTTTGGAAGAGGCAGAGCTTGAAACTCCAGTGATGGTGTGGCTCAAGATCGATAGTGGCATGCATCGCCTAGGGGTGCGCCCTGAGCAATACCAAGCGTTTGTTGAGCGTTTGCATCAGTGCCCGAATGTAGCCAAACCTTTACGCTATATGAGCCACTTTGGTTGTGCTGACGAGATGAACAACGAGATGACGCCGAAACAAATCGAGCTGTTTTTGTCGCTAACTCGAGGTTGCAAAGGTGAGCGCTCACTCGCCGCTTCCGCCGGATTACTCGCTTGGCAAGAAAGTCAATTGGAGTGGGTACGCCCGGGCATCATTATGTATGGTGTTTCTCCGTTTGGTGATAAGACCGCCTCCGAGCTGGGCTACAAACCAGTGATGACGTTAAAGTCTCATTTAATTGCAGTTCGAGATGTAAAAGCGGGCGAGTCAGTGGGATATGGCGCAACCTGGATCAGCGAACGCGATACCAAAGTGGGGGTGATTGCTATTGGTTATGGTGATGGCTACCCACGTACCGCACCCAATGGAACTCCCGTGTTAGTCAATGGCCGCAAGGTGCCGATTGCTGGTCGAGTCTCTATGGATATGCTCACGGTGGATCTCGGACCCGACGCAACCGATCATGTCGGTGATGAAGCAATTCTTTGGGGTGCTGATTTGCCAGCGGAAGAGGTGGCGCAGCATATCGGCACCATCGCTTATGAGTTAGTGACTAAACTTACTTCACGCGTTGAAATGTCTTATAGCGAATAA